One window of Legionella pneumophila subsp. pneumophila str. Philadelphia 1 genomic DNA carries:
- a CDS encoding peroxiredoxin, with product MITVGNKFPEFQLKATVANDVSNAFQMISNETYRGKWLVVFFWPKDFTFVCPTEIAEFGRLNSEFADRDAQILGGSTDSEFVHLAWRNQHPDLNNLPFPMLADVKRELTANLGILDDEEGVAQRATFIVDPQGITRFVMVTDLNVGRNPAEVLRVLDALQTDELCPCNWKKGEETIHIK from the coding sequence ATGATTACGGTAGGCAACAAATTTCCAGAGTTTCAACTTAAAGCAACGGTGGCCAATGATGTAAGTAATGCATTTCAAATGATCTCTAATGAAACGTATCGGGGTAAATGGTTAGTCGTATTTTTTTGGCCTAAAGATTTTACCTTTGTCTGCCCTACTGAAATTGCGGAGTTTGGAAGGCTAAATTCCGAGTTTGCCGATCGAGATGCTCAAATTCTGGGTGGAAGCACAGACAGTGAATTTGTACACTTGGCCTGGAGAAATCAGCATCCGGACTTAAACAATTTGCCATTTCCCATGCTGGCTGATGTTAAACGAGAATTGACAGCAAATTTGGGCATATTGGATGACGAGGAGGGAGTTGCCCAACGTGCGACATTTATTGTAGACCCTCAGGGAATTACTCGTTTTGTGATGGTTACGGATTTAAATGTAGGGCGCAATCCAGCTGAAGTATTACGTGTTCTGGATGCTTTACAGACCGATGAACTTTGTCCATGTAATTGGAAAAAAGGTGAAGAAACAATTCATATCAAATAA
- a CDS encoding NADPH-dependent 2,4-dienoyl-CoA reductase, whose translation MELRIDNTPFKAIFQPLDLGFTQIKNRLLMGSMHTGLEEDKENLNRLASFYRERAQGGVGLIVTGGFAPNRAGRLAPFAAKLTNSKEQHRHEVITQAVHEAGGKIALQILHAGRYGYHPFIVAPSGIKSPISPFKPWEMSKRRIIKTIKHFARCARLAQLAGYDGVEIMGSEGYLINQFIVTHTNHRRDEWGGSFSNRIRFPIEIVRSVREAVGEHFIIIYRLSMLDLVAEGSNWQEVVTLAKAIEQAGASLINTGIGWHEARIPTIGTMVPSAAFTPVTQHLKPEIKIPVITSNRINTPELANQLLEDGVADMISMARPFLADPCFAEKAKLGESKAINVCIACNQACLDQVFVNKTASCLVNPRACNETTLVYETTNQPKAIAVVGSGPAGLAFAVTAAERGHKITLFEKANQIGGQFNLAKKIPGKEEFQHTLNYFAYQLQKYKVDVRLNTEATVELLKDYDEVVLASGIIPRVPEIKGIDHKKVVSYIDVITQNKPVGSRVAVIGAGGIGFDVAEFLTHDHQLTSEQFYNEWGIDISGQHRGGLKPPEIAPSPREVYLLQRKKEKMGKRLGKTTGWIHRSSLKHKQVKMLSGVNYERIDDQGLHLTIDDKPQVLEVDSIVICAGQIELKNLYEPLKMAGKLVHLIGGAYKALELDARHAIDQACRLAALV comes from the coding sequence ATGGAATTGAGAATTGATAATACCCCTTTTAAAGCCATTTTTCAGCCTTTGGATCTGGGCTTTACCCAAATCAAGAATCGTTTATTGATGGGTTCAATGCACACTGGACTTGAGGAAGATAAAGAAAATTTAAATCGCCTGGCAAGCTTTTATAGAGAAAGGGCTCAGGGTGGAGTTGGATTAATCGTAACGGGTGGTTTTGCTCCTAACCGAGCTGGCCGTCTGGCTCCCTTCGCTGCCAAGCTGACTAATAGTAAAGAGCAACATCGGCATGAGGTCATTACTCAAGCGGTCCATGAAGCAGGTGGAAAAATTGCCTTGCAAATATTGCATGCAGGGCGTTATGGTTATCACCCTTTTATTGTAGCACCAAGCGGCATTAAATCCCCCATTAGCCCGTTTAAACCGTGGGAAATGAGTAAAAGACGAATTATCAAAACCATCAAACATTTTGCCCGATGTGCCAGACTGGCTCAATTGGCTGGCTATGATGGGGTTGAGATCATGGGAAGCGAAGGATATTTGATAAACCAGTTTATAGTTACTCATACCAATCATCGAAGGGATGAATGGGGAGGAAGTTTCTCCAATCGCATTCGATTTCCTATTGAAATAGTTCGCAGTGTTCGTGAGGCGGTAGGCGAGCACTTTATTATCATTTATCGCTTGTCCATGCTTGATTTAGTGGCTGAGGGGAGTAATTGGCAGGAAGTGGTTACCCTCGCTAAAGCCATTGAGCAAGCTGGTGCCAGTTTAATCAATACGGGTATAGGTTGGCATGAAGCAAGAATTCCAACGATAGGAACGATGGTTCCATCTGCTGCCTTCACTCCAGTGACCCAGCATTTAAAGCCAGAAATTAAAATACCTGTAATTACATCTAACCGAATTAATACACCAGAATTGGCTAATCAATTATTAGAAGATGGGGTCGCAGATATGATCTCTATGGCCAGACCATTTCTAGCGGATCCCTGCTTTGCAGAAAAAGCAAAATTAGGCGAAAGCAAAGCGATTAATGTATGCATCGCTTGTAATCAAGCATGTCTTGATCAAGTTTTTGTGAACAAAACAGCATCTTGCCTGGTTAATCCCCGCGCATGCAACGAGACAACCTTGGTTTATGAAACAACAAATCAACCGAAAGCTATTGCTGTAGTTGGTTCTGGGCCAGCTGGCCTTGCTTTTGCTGTAACAGCAGCTGAGCGAGGGCATAAAATTACCCTGTTTGAAAAAGCGAATCAGATTGGCGGGCAGTTTAATTTAGCGAAAAAAATTCCTGGAAAAGAAGAGTTTCAGCATACCTTGAATTATTTTGCCTACCAACTCCAAAAGTATAAAGTGGATGTACGTTTGAATACTGAAGCTACTGTGGAATTACTTAAAGACTATGATGAAGTGGTCTTGGCCAGTGGAATTATACCCAGAGTTCCCGAAATTAAAGGCATAGATCATAAAAAGGTGGTGAGTTATATTGATGTGATTACTCAAAACAAACCCGTTGGCTCACGTGTTGCCGTCATTGGGGCAGGAGGAATTGGTTTTGATGTCGCTGAGTTTTTAACTCATGATCATCAATTGACTTCTGAGCAATTTTATAATGAATGGGGAATTGATATTAGCGGGCAGCATAGAGGTGGATTAAAACCACCTGAAATTGCACCGAGCCCTCGTGAAGTGTATTTATTACAACGCAAAAAAGAAAAAATGGGTAAACGGTTGGGAAAAACTACCGGATGGATTCATCGCTCCAGTTTAAAACATAAACAAGTCAAAATGCTTTCGGGTGTAAATTACGAGCGTATTGATGATCAGGGATTGCACTTGACTATTGATGACAAGCCTCAAGTTTTGGAAGTAGATTCTATAGTGATTTGTGCAGGCCAAATAGAATTAAAGAATTTGTATGAGCCTCTGAAAATGGCAGGCAAGTTGGTTCATTTAATAGGAGGCGCTTATAAAGCTTTGGAGCTTGACGCACGTCATGCTATTGATCAGGCTTGTCGGTTGGCTGCATTAGTATGA
- a CDS encoding diacylglycerol/lipid kinase family protein: MSKIAVVINPIAGGGRGKKVWKVLKPGLHALFEQTVYRISNRVNDLEAITDGLLAENPDSLLIIGGDGTLNHVLNGLIEKDKLKNPQTKIAFFNAGCGGDFTRQFPQQKMTEFLDRLSHNQFIKCDIGKITLANQLSRYFINIASCGLSGHVVLRVSKSKWLKKLGGTLNYLLHALTGLMTYRKTKVRVQIDDALPFDSSILLMAVCSGQYFGGGMHVAPMAKVNDGLFDVVSFNEFSKLNALLKLYKIYSGGHLLDNNVHYVQTKKIKIEPLEESKIEIEADGEIIGCLPAQFELIKETLPLII; the protein is encoded by the coding sequence ATGAGTAAAATTGCTGTAGTGATAAATCCTATAGCAGGCGGCGGTCGCGGAAAAAAAGTTTGGAAAGTCCTAAAACCCGGGTTACATGCCCTATTCGAACAAACTGTTTACAGAATATCTAACAGGGTTAATGATCTTGAAGCAATCACAGACGGACTTCTTGCTGAAAACCCTGACAGCCTGTTAATAATCGGTGGAGATGGCACTTTAAATCATGTTTTGAATGGCTTAATTGAGAAAGATAAATTAAAAAATCCGCAAACAAAAATCGCTTTTTTTAACGCAGGTTGTGGCGGTGATTTTACAAGACAATTTCCCCAACAGAAAATGACCGAATTCCTGGATAGATTAAGTCATAACCAATTTATCAAGTGTGATATTGGGAAAATTACTCTTGCCAATCAATTGTCGAGGTATTTTATTAATATTGCCAGCTGTGGTCTGTCAGGACATGTGGTTTTGCGTGTCTCTAAAAGCAAGTGGTTAAAAAAACTGGGCGGTACTCTGAATTACTTGTTGCATGCTTTAACCGGGTTGATGACCTATCGTAAAACCAAAGTAAGGGTTCAGATAGACGATGCTCTACCATTTGATAGCTCCATCCTGCTCATGGCCGTCTGCAGTGGCCAGTATTTTGGCGGAGGTATGCATGTAGCGCCAATGGCAAAAGTGAACGATGGCTTGTTTGATGTGGTTTCTTTTAATGAATTTTCAAAACTAAATGCACTTTTAAAATTATATAAAATTTATTCAGGAGGGCATTTGTTGGATAATAATGTCCATTATGTTCAGACTAAAAAAATTAAAATAGAGCCGTTGGAAGAAAGTAAAATAGAAATTGAGGCAGATGGTGAAATTATTGGTTGCTTACCGGCACAGTTTGAGTTAATTAAAGAAACTCTTCCTCTTATTATTTAA
- the sodC gene encoding superoxide dismutase SodC, producing MNKSGIILIGTILFSSMAIADDLTAPIYTTGPKPVAIGKVTFTQTPYGVLITPDLTNLPEGPHGFHLHKTADCGNHGMHAEGHYDPQNTNSHQGPYGNGHLGDLPVLYVTSNGKAMIPTLAPRLKLSDMHNLAVMIHANGDTYSDNPPQGGGGDRIACGVIK from the coding sequence ATGAATAAATCAGGAATAATATTAATTGGTACTATTTTATTCTCAAGCATGGCTATTGCCGATGATCTTACAGCACCAATTTACACAACTGGTCCCAAACCAGTTGCAATAGGCAAGGTAACCTTCACACAAACCCCTTATGGTGTTTTGATTACACCAGACTTAACTAACCTTCCTGAAGGTCCGCATGGTTTCCATTTACATAAAACTGCAGATTGTGGTAACCACGGAATGCATGCAGAAGGACATTATGATCCTCAAAATACCAATAGCCACCAAGGCCCTTATGGTAACGGGCATTTGGGAGATTTACCTGTTTTATATGTCACAAGTAATGGGAAAGCAATGATACCTACTTTAGCCCCTCGTTTGAAATTAAGTGATATGCACAATTTAGCTGTCATGATCCATGCCAATGGAGACACTTACAGTGACAATCCTCCACAAGGTGGCGGGGGGGACCGTATAGCGTGCGGCGTCATTAAATAG
- the mavE gene encoding Dot/Icm T4SS effector MavE: protein MTRFERNFLINSLMFLETILSVDKKLDDAIHHFTQGQYENPRYQINSRITNADDWSKEDKLKFTSAIAEAIALVSEKYENPTSETTEQIQSARNILLDNYVPLLTANTDPENRLKSVRENSSQIRKELIAKLKDEVPYKSQFENPYVLFPFVAATVAVAATAASVLFGNKP, encoded by the coding sequence ATGACTAGATTTGAAAGAAATTTCCTGATTAATAGCTTGATGTTTCTTGAAACCATACTCTCTGTGGACAAGAAGCTGGATGATGCAATTCACCATTTTACTCAAGGCCAATATGAAAACCCCCGCTATCAAATTAATTCACGTATAACAAATGCTGATGACTGGTCCAAAGAGGATAAGCTAAAATTTACTTCTGCAATTGCAGAAGCCATAGCTCTTGTTTCGGAGAAATATGAAAATCCAACCAGTGAGACTACAGAGCAAATACAAAGTGCCCGAAATATATTATTGGATAACTATGTTCCATTACTTACAGCGAACACCGACCCTGAGAATAGATTAAAATCTGTGAGAGAAAATAGTAGTCAGATAAGAAAAGAATTAATTGCCAAACTCAAAGACGAAGTACCTTATAAAAGTCAGTTTGAAAACCCCTATGTTCTTTTCCCATTCGTTGCTGCCACTGTAGCCGTAGCAGCTACTGCTGCGTCAGTGTTGTTTGGCAACAAACCATAA
- a CDS encoding carboxymuconolactone decarboxylase family protein yields MLENVKESIPEVAKDIRLNLTKVLDLEQSDGLSEHQILGSALAVSYSLGNEVLIKGLKELVHNEQIVRAAQLAASLMAMTNIYYRFVHLTEIKEIEHIPAGLRMQGMMTPGVDRVTFEILSLAVSALNGCGACVSSHARQLKEHGLSDTSLARVGRITAVIHAVHVSGRIK; encoded by the coding sequence ATGTTAGAGAATGTTAAAGAAAGTATACCGGAAGTGGCTAAAGACATACGCTTGAATTTGACTAAGGTACTTGATCTGGAACAAAGTGATGGATTGAGTGAGCATCAGATTTTAGGTTCTGCATTGGCTGTGAGTTATTCTTTAGGCAATGAGGTTCTAATTAAAGGACTTAAAGAATTGGTGCATAACGAACAGATTGTACGTGCAGCACAACTTGCGGCAAGCCTTATGGCGATGACTAATATTTACTATCGCTTTGTTCATTTAACTGAAATTAAGGAAATTGAGCACATTCCTGCAGGATTACGAATGCAAGGAATGATGACTCCGGGGGTAGACAGGGTAACCTTTGAAATATTGTCCCTTGCTGTTTCTGCTCTCAATGGTTGTGGGGCTTGTGTCAGCTCTCACGCACGTCAATTGAAAGAGCACGGCTTATCTGATACAAGCCTTGCACGAGTTGGACGTATTACTGCTGTGATTCATGCGGTTCATGTGAGTGGTCGAATCAAATAA
- a CDS encoding DEAD/DEAH box helicase, with product MNQEISNFSTFNFSNALNKALEDMKFITPSPIQAQTIPLILQGRDAIALAQTGTGKTAAFALPILQNLSPEISTTQALILAPTRELAIQVAEQFELLSKYQRNVTIAVLCGGQEYGRQLKQLRSGAQVVVGTPGRILDHIDKGTLLLNNLKTFILDEADEMLRMGFIEDVETILEKLPEKKQMALFSATMPYRIRQIANTYLNDPASIEIRMETATVKSIEQRFLFASVHQKPDALIRVLEVEDYQGVIVFVRTKSSTEEVAELLQQHGLRAMAIHGDITQSLRERIIAQFKQGAIDILVATDVAARGLDVERVTHVINYDMPHDNETYVHRIGRTGRAGRSGVTILFVTPKESRLISSIERHTRQRIEKVQVPNDHMIQMARQQRFMSNITTRLNHEHVYSYKRIVEEYIKEHDVSAVDVAAALALLLHKDMPWRKELNMPKAASAFKEERARAGEKGLDLRGRFKEDRKSSFADRKGARGSKKDFAKDFSNERKKFNDGRKAVNQESVAQDLFRIDVGKIHGVKPGNIVGAIANEAGLQSRYITGLKIHEDHSTVRLPKGMPKEVMKDLTKAWVCGRQLNLTLIGSA from the coding sequence ATGAATCAAGAAATATCAAACTTCTCTACTTTTAATTTTTCTAATGCTTTAAATAAGGCGTTAGAAGATATGAAGTTTATTACGCCATCGCCTATCCAGGCTCAAACCATTCCTTTGATATTGCAAGGTCGTGATGCCATTGCTCTTGCGCAAACTGGTACAGGTAAAACAGCGGCTTTTGCATTACCAATTTTGCAAAATTTGTCCCCTGAGATATCTACCACTCAGGCTTTGATTTTAGCCCCTACTCGTGAATTGGCAATCCAGGTTGCAGAGCAATTTGAATTATTAAGCAAGTACCAACGCAATGTGACGATCGCCGTTCTTTGCGGTGGGCAAGAATATGGTCGTCAATTAAAACAATTGCGTAGTGGTGCGCAAGTGGTTGTTGGAACGCCAGGACGTATTCTGGACCATATCGATAAAGGCACCTTGCTCTTAAATAATCTGAAGACATTTATTCTGGATGAAGCAGATGAAATGTTGCGTATGGGTTTCATCGAAGATGTAGAAACCATTTTAGAAAAACTGCCTGAAAAAAAGCAAATGGCATTGTTTTCAGCAACCATGCCCTATCGAATTCGTCAAATAGCCAATACTTATTTGAATGACCCTGCCTCAATTGAAATCCGTATGGAAACTGCGACGGTCAAGTCTATTGAGCAACGGTTTTTATTTGCTTCCGTACATCAAAAACCGGATGCGTTAATCCGGGTCTTGGAAGTGGAGGATTATCAAGGGGTTATCGTTTTTGTACGCACTAAAAGCAGTACTGAGGAAGTAGCAGAACTATTGCAACAACATGGATTAAGAGCAATGGCAATTCATGGTGATATTACTCAGTCTTTGCGTGAGCGGATTATTGCTCAATTTAAACAAGGAGCGATTGATATTCTGGTGGCGACGGATGTCGCTGCAAGAGGTTTGGATGTCGAGCGAGTTACTCATGTGATTAATTATGATATGCCACATGATAATGAAACTTATGTTCACAGAATTGGCAGAACAGGGAGAGCTGGCCGTTCTGGTGTTACGATTTTATTTGTAACTCCCAAGGAATCGCGTTTAATTTCCAGCATTGAACGCCATACCAGGCAACGAATTGAGAAAGTTCAAGTTCCTAATGACCATATGATACAGATGGCTCGTCAACAAAGATTCATGTCTAACATTACTACTCGACTGAATCATGAGCATGTGTATTCCTACAAAAGGATTGTGGAAGAATACATTAAAGAGCATGACGTATCAGCAGTAGATGTTGCGGCTGCTCTTGCTTTATTGCTGCATAAAGACATGCCTTGGAGAAAAGAATTAAATATGCCTAAAGCAGCTTCAGCATTCAAAGAAGAGAGAGCTCGGGCAGGAGAAAAAGGATTGGATTTACGTGGTCGATTTAAGGAAGATAGAAAAAGTTCTTTTGCTGATCGGAAAGGTGCGCGAGGAAGCAAGAAAGATTTTGCCAAAGACTTTTCTAATGAAAGAAAAAAATTTAATGATGGCAGGAAGGCCGTTAATCAAGAATCAGTAGCCCAGGATTTATTTCGTATCGATGTAGGCAAAATTCATGGAGTCAAACCTGGCAACATAGTAGGGGCTATTGCTAATGAGGCTGGCTTGCAAAGCCGATATATTACTGGTCTTAAAATTCATGAAGATCACTCTACTGTTCGTTTACCAAAAGGTATGCCAAAAGAAGTGATGAAGGACTTAACCAAGGCTTGGGTTTGTGGCCGCCAACTCAATTTAACATTAATTGGTAGTGCCTGA